A stretch of the Salvelinus sp. IW2-2015 unplaced genomic scaffold, ASM291031v2 Un_scaffold2797, whole genome shotgun sequence genome encodes the following:
- the LOC112074752 gene encoding LOW QUALITY PROTEIN: adenylate cyclase type 9 (The sequence of the model RefSeq protein was modified relative to this genomic sequence to represent the inferred CDS: inserted 1 base in 1 codon), translating into MSLTTLSSQVETQAPVQTSASPTFSSFXDVLLSCSVFLALTLACFLFSWSHGVASGNRPGLATAAGLLELVSLVLSIRMTFYLDNVLSCTQTLLRVVSGWIPRHVIGALLVSLPAVSVFSHLACSLHLPIQVTMFLCCAVTIAIIQYCNFCQLSFWMRSALATAVGVALLVLLHSPLNRTGSSNDSSPAMGNLTNETWSTPEPRPDAMDPVRPLDLLVPEAVLTYFLLLLLVWFLNHEFEVSYRLHYHGNIEADKHRVKIQNMRDQADWLLGNIIPIHVAEQLKVTQSYSKNHDNAGVIFASIVNFSEFYEESYEGGKECYRVLNELIGDFDELLRKPDFANVEKIKTIGATYMAASGLNPQQCIDDSHPNSNHLRALFDFALEMMGVLDDFNKNMLGFGFKLRIGFNHGPLTAGVIGTTKLLYDIWGDTVNIASRMDSTGVECRVQVSEESHSALSRMGLEFDYRGTVNVKGKGQMRTFLYPRSTERGGQLLAEPWLQPHQLVAVLPPVKPVQSQAAVGPVGEGDAVKTTKSDAGANAPAPPPLSSSYTPPTSSSSSTFTPQASSIGPRGAPSGLGPEPGPAKPCGVRADRAEGYRDXPPTPPGIPQTXAGHPPATGTDPHPLTLDLDPELVPCTLAQPEEEEEEEANELTKLNKEDFMSRL; encoded by the exons atgtctctgactactctctcctctcaggtggAGACCCAGGCCCCGGTGCAGACTTCGGCCAGCCCTACCTTCAGCTCCT CTGATGTTCTCCTATCCTGCTCTGTGTTCCTCGCCCTCACCTTGGCCTGCTTCCTGTTCTCATGGTCACATGGAGTCGCCTCCGGCAACCGTCCTGGATTGGCTACCGCTGCTGGTCTGTTAGAGCTGGTCTCCCTGGTGCTGTCCATAcg TATGACGTTCTACCTGGACAACGTGTTGAGCTGTACCCAGACCTTGCTGAGGGTGGTGTCAGGCTGGATCCCCCGTCATGTGATCGGGGCCTTGCTGGTCTCACTTCCTGCCGTGTCCGTGTTCTCACACCTCGCCTGCAGCCTCCACCTGCCCATCCAG GTAACCATGTTCCTGTGCTGTGCAGTGACCATAGCCATCATCCAGTACTGTAACTTCTGCCAGCTGAGTTTCTGGATGAGATCTGCCCTGGCCACGGCTGTTGGTGTGGCTCTACTAGTGCTGCTCCACAGCCCCCTCAACAGGACAGG CTCCAGTAATGACAGTTCTCCAGCGATGGG tAATCTCACCAATGAGACATGGTCCACTCCAGAACCACGTCCAGACGCCATGGACCCCGTGAGACCCCTAGACCTACTGGTCCCAGAAGCAGTACTCACCTACTTCCTCCTCCTTCTATTGGTCTGGTTTTTGAACCACGAGTTCGAGGTCAGCTACCGTCTCCATTACCACGGCAACATAGAGGCCGACAAGCACCGCGTCAAGATCCAGAACATGCGGGACCAGGCAGACTGGTTGCTAGGCAACATCATCCCAATCCACGTTGCCGAGCAGCTCAAGGTGACCCAGTCGTACTCCAAAAATCACGACAACGCCGGGGTCATCTTTGCGAGTATTGTGAATTTTTCTGAATTCTACGAGGAAAGTTACGAAGGCGGGAAGGAGTGTTATCGAGTGCTCAATGAGCTCATCGGCGACTTCGATGAGTTGCTACGGAAACCGGACTTCGCCAACGTGGAGAAGATCAAGACGATCGGCGCCACGTACATGGCGGCGTCCGGGCTGAACCCTCAGCAGTGCATTGACGACTCCCACCCCAACTCTAACCACCTGAGGGCGCTGTTCGACTTCGCCCTCGAGATGATGGGTGTTTTGGACGACTTCAATAAAAACATGCTAGGCTTTGGGTTTAAGCTCCGTATCGGGTTCAATCATGGKCCCCTGACGGCGGGGGTGATCGGCACTACCAAGTTGCTCTACGACATCTGGGGAGACACAGTGAATATTGCGAGTCGCATGGACTCTACAGGGGTGGAGTGTCGGGTACAGGTGAGTGAGGAGAGCCACTCGGCGCTCAGCAGAATGGGATTAGAGTTCGACTACCGCGGTACCGTCAACGTCAAGGGCAAAGGTCAAATGAGGACCTTCCTGTATCCCAGGAGCACTGAAAGAGGTGGGCAGCTATTGGCTGAACCTTGGCTACAGCCACATCAATTAGTTGCTGTTTTGCCCCCGGTGAAACCTGTCCAATCACAGGCAGCCGTTGGACCCGTGGGGGAAGGGGACGCMGTTAAAACGACCAAGTCTGATGCAGGTGCCAATGCGCCAGCTCCTCCTCCTTTATCCTCTTCTTAcactcctcccacctcctcctcttcctccacattCACCCCCCAAGCCTCTTCTATAGGACCCCGTGGAGCTCCTTCAGGACTAGGGCCAGAGCCAGGCCCGGCCAAGCCCTGCGGGGTRAGGGCAGATCGGGCAGAGGGGTACAGGGATGYTCCTCCAACCCCACCAGGAATCCCCCAAACTRGGGCTGGCCACCCCCCTGCTACGGGCACGGACCCTCACCCCCTTACCCTGGACCTAGACCCGGAGCTAGTACCCTGTACCTTGGCACagcctgaggaagaggaggaggaggaagcaaATGAGCTGACAAAGCTCAATAAGGAGGATTTCATGTCACGCCTTTGA